The genomic DNA AGCAGGTCAGTTTGTGAAAGAGAAGGTGCTTGTTACTCTCATCACAGATCACAGCTGCCCCCATAACCATTACAATGTCAACATTGGTATATCTATCTCCCTTTCCTGTAGAGTTGATGTGTACTGTAATTTGAATGAAACTCACTGTACCTGCTAGGGCTGCTGGACAGGATGGACGCTGATGGTGCTGATGACGTAGGTTTCTGATTGGAAGTCAGAACATCTGAGGGGTTTGTCTCCAGACCTTTCCTAAGAACAGGAGCCTTGCCTTCTTTCAGTATGATCCCAGGCCCGTCTCGCCCCAGTGTGAGTGATGGAGCCCAGACCTCCAGGGGAGGMGGACKWGGSRGYGRACTGGKGGGYGGCTGGCTACCCGAGGGCAGGGAGGTGGTCCTGGGCCGTGGTGGAGGGGAATCAGGCTGGGTCAGGAACCGCACTGACTTGGTGGGCTGAGGGATAAAACACACAGTGTTGACATTATGATACTGTAGTGGAATAGGAATACAGATGATTGATGCTGGATATAGCAGACAGTGGCAGTCAGCATGTGCTTGTCACAATAAAGATAATCTGAAATAGAAGTCAAAGTAGACATGAAGTCAGTCAACTACCCCTCCAAGCtacttttacatttattttgtatatttttttatttaacctttatttaactaggcacgccagttaagagcaaattcttatttacaatgacggcctacaccggccaaacccagacgacgctgggccaactgtgcgccgccctatgggactcccaatcacggccagttgtgatacagcctggaatcgaatcagGGTGTCCATAGTGACGCCtcaagtactgagatgcagtgccttagaccgctgcgccactactTAATAATACCTAGACGGCAGGTGTGTTACCTTCTCTGTGTTGTTCTTGAGGGCGTCTGGTCTCACTAGGATGGAGTTGATGGACTGCTGACCATTCGATGCTGCTTGCCTCGTCTCCAACACCTGCCTATCAAACGTCTCTCTGGCAGCAGTGTCCCTGTCCTTCATAAAACCACCACTAGAGGGCGAGGGTCCCTCAGACATCCAGGCCAGAGATCTGTTGTGATTGGGCAGCATGCTCATGTGTTGTTTCTTCCTGAGCAGAGCAGGGGAGTAGCCAGGGGCCTGGATGTGGCTAAAGTTCTGGCTGTGAGAATGGGACTGAGAATGGGGCTGAAGGCCTGATGTGGCGCTGGTAGTGTGGGTGTAGTGGTTACAGCGCTGGGATGAGCTCTGActgtgggtctgggtctgggtctgaagGGCTGAGCTGGAAGAGATGGTGGTGTGGGGGTAGTGGTTTCCCCGCTGAGATGAGCCTGAGGGGACattaaaaatactttgaaatcACTCAAAATGGAtccttgtcaaatcaaatcaatctaaTTTCCACTGCACTGTTCCTGGTTCCATATTGTGATTGTCAGACATATACAAACTAGAACAGAGAAGTCTTTACAGGTTTACTATCTCTGACTGTTAAATACTGCATAATGTTAGGATAATAACCAACCGTGGAGCCATTCAACCATTGAAAATGGAACTTTGTAGAGTTACGAACTTCCGCCACTCTCACCTCTGTGTGAACGATGGAAGACTCTCCTCACTGTGTCCCATCCCTCCGAGCCCACCCCGTGCCGGGACTTTCTGGTGGCGCCGCCTGATGACGTCACAGGCTGCGTGGCCACGGAGGCGGACTGCTGCGGAACCCGTTGTCCAGTAGAGTAGGTCGTTTCATCGGAGTTGACCCTGTGGAGAGCTAGAACCACCGCTGGATTCTTGGAGGACGAGGAGGTTCTTCTTCCAGGGACTGTACCGGGGCCTGCCGTCACTGCCTTGGACTCCAACAGCCTGGCAGAGGTCCTGTGGCAGACAGGAAATAGATAGATATTGCTGTCAAAATCAATAAATGAGGTGTCCATGACACAAATGAAAGTCAAAAAGATGGAACCACTGTAGGAAAGTGGTCAATGATGACACACACATCGTCTAACAGAAAGGCTGATCCTCCCAATGATTATATAAAACCACAACATTACAATCCCAATAACAATTGTCACTTGTTTCTCACGGTCCGCCTAATGAAACCGGTAGAAATAGCTCTCCCACTTACCTGAGGACAGGTGTGACGTAGTTGCCGGGCAGAATGCCCACTTTGCCCGTCCGTAGAGAGAGGCCTCTGAGCCAGCCCTCCTTAAACTTCCCATACACCCCCACCATCTCCCCTTTCCTCAGCTCCAGTTCCTCAGAGCGACAGGGCTTGTAGGAGTACAGAGCAGCACACCTGAAGAACAGATCACACGTTACCACAATCTCACATAGGTGACACATTCTATATCATCacatgtgcttctacatctgcagtggttgctgtttgggggttttaggctgggtttctgtacagcacgttgtgacatcggctgatgttacTCCAGTGTTACTCCAGTGTTACTCACAACGCTGATGGAGTTCCTAGGTGGCGGACTGCTTGGTGTCAGCGGAGGTTGTTACTACcatgttactactgtattactccTGAGTTACTATTACGTTACTACTACGTTACTCCAATGTTTCTCTGCTGTGTAGAGCACAGGTTGGTGTCAGCGGAGGCTGTCACTCATATGTTACTACAACGCTATTACTATGTTACTACCATGTTACTCACACACTGATGGAGAGCTGCTGAGTGGAGGACTGTTTGGTGTCCGAGGAGACGGAGGCGGACTGGGGGTTGATCAGAGCCATGGTGATGGTGGGAGGAGCTTCACCACTACTCATCTTCCTCACGCCCtatagacagagaggaggaggaagaccagGATGTAAATACGTATACTGCCATAGAGTGTTCTTCCTCTCACCCTATATAAAGAGGAAGACCAAGATATGAAACAGTAAAGTCGGAGAAGATATCATGTAAACTGACCTGTTAAAGACGGAGTAAGAATAAGATATTCTCATGTTAAATGTGAAAGGACATTTAATGTGGTATCAATGAGAAATAAAGCAGACTGAGCAGGAATGCTAGAAAGAGATAATatgggagagaaagaaacaggaaGATATATGGACTTAATCCTGTTTGATTTAAAATAAGGATATGAATTAAGCTAATATgggaaatccatttgaattcaatcactctGACAGCATCcttagagcgctgggccagtaaccaaaaggttgctggatcgaatcccgagctgacaaggtaaaaatctgtcgttctgcccctgagcaaggcagttaacccactgttccccggacgccgaagacgtggatgtgatgggggggttgggttaaatatggaagacacatttgagttgaaggcattcagataTACAACTTCCTAGGTAtcccccccctttccctttctactTAAGCAAACCATCCATACCTTTTCTCTTGGatgaagtggtcag from Salvelinus sp. IW2-2015 unplaced genomic scaffold, ASM291031v2 Un_scaffold3594, whole genome shotgun sequence includes the following:
- the LOC112076142 gene encoding E3 ubiquitin-protein ligase SH3RF3 encodes the protein MDVIKGVRKMSSGEAPPTITMALINPQSASVSSDTKQSSTQQLSISVCAALYSYKPCRSEELELRKGEMVGVYGKFKEGWLRGLSLRTGKVGILPGNYVTPVLRTSARLLESKAVTAGPGTVPGRRTSSSSKNPAVVLALHRVNSDETTYSTGQRVPQQSASVATQPVTSSGGATRKSRHGVGSEGWDTVRRVFHRSHRGSSQRGNHYPHTTISSSSALQTQTQTHSQSSSQRCNHYTHTTSATSGLQPHSQSHSHSQNFSHIQAPGYSPALLRKKQHMSMLPNHNRSLAWMSEGPSPSSGGFMKDRDTAARETFDRQVLETRQAASNGQQSINSILVRPDALKNNTEKPTKSVRFLTQPDSPPPRPRTTSLPSGSQPPXSXXPXPPPLEVWAPSLTLGRDGPGIILKEGKAPVLRKGLETNPSDVLTSNQKPTSSAPSASILSSSPSRHRVVTSYQAQTESDMSLMQGEPVLLHRHRPDGRVLLTQESSGHTGLFHSGVLQFLDRFS